The genomic region ATGCCTCTTAAGTTCATGGCTGTAAAAACCGATAAGGGGAGTGCAGTTAAACTCAGAGGCTACTTTTTCTATAACCTTTGACACTTCATGGCTTGAAACACCGCTCTTAAGCTTCCGGAGTGCTGCCTCACAACACAACCATGCCGCCTTAAGAACATCTGCGCTCCTTCCCTTCACTGATTCGCCCACAAACATGGTATGCGACACCATTCCAACATAACCATCAATATGACACCCCAAAGTACTACAGCATTATTAAACCATTGTACAACCAATTAGGTTTTATATATCTATAAAATGAACTTACACTTTAACAACATCACCCTCCTTGACTGTTAGCGAGTCGTCCATTGGTGAAAAGTAGTCAATTAACTCATTAACTGAAACACAAGTGGGGAATGCCACGCCTTTATCAACCTGTTCAATATTAGTACACTATTTAACGTACCTTTCTACCGTTTTCCTTCTTATTGTACAACTTGTTGGTCTCCTCCAGCATCGTGGAATCTCCTATCTGGCACAAAGATTTCACAGACACTCCTAATCAATTATAAATGAAAGATTAGGCcaatgtatataatatataaggTGTATATAACTGGGAGGGTAGTCAAACCTGGCTTAACGGCTGCTAgtacattttttaaagcAGTGTTAGCTACATTTGAGGCAGTGCGATATTTGGTGACAATGTCGGAGTTGGATAAATCATTTTCGTCCAAATGTGATTCGTGATTATTGTTAAGCTCGGCCTCAACTGATTCAGTCGACAtctttaaataaacaattaaaacacttctttatttaaacaatttacTGAATTTTGTGGAAATAAGTTAGATTCTAATGGAAATGGTTAGAATCAAACAAACAAATTgaatttttgttaatttagaGTATGATCCGTGATAATAGTTTAAAAGTCAAAAAATCAGCCGGATACAGTAAAATTATctgaattaaatttaatctcTAGGTacattaaatttgattaaaaaGTGGCTAAAACAGATCAATGATATTATAGATAAGAAGTCAGAATCCACACCCTACACCACACCAAGCGAAGATATGATAACACCTGTATTAACTGATTCTACCCAATTTCTATTCAATTTCGAatcatatatatattttaaattctttaaaacattttttacttacttatttgattaaaaattttttctttaGTATTCTCGGTGTTTCGATATGGCCTTCCAATctaatttacacattttctGACTAAAATTTGTACACATACTATTTACCTGAGACATCTTCTACTGTTTAACACAAtagtttatttataataacattatatataacaCAGAATATAAAGATCCCAATAATCCAAGAATAAGATAACAAAGTAGTatctattattaataaattaaacagGAGGTAAGAACTATTctcattaaaatttatgcATTATGTGCATCAAATCTTAATGGATACACTATCCATTAGATATGATGATGCCATTATGGTATATTGAGTGAGAAGTTGACGATATCTTGGGTATTATTGACAGTTTATGAAAACATGCTCAGCATTTCTTATATCAGTGAGTTTGTTGCCGCCTGCAAATGAAACTGAGGATTGCAAGTCCTCCTCGATTTCCCTGAGTCTATCGAAGAGTGAAATTTCGCAAGGAACGAAAATCTCCGTGCCCTCAATTCTGTGGTTTACCTTCTTAGCAACTAAACTTGAACTGCCGTAGTAAGACTTGCATCTTACTCCGTCCCTAACGACGATTTCGCCAGGGCTTTCCAAGGTGCCTGAGAAAAGGAATCCGGACATTATCCAGTCGGCTCCCATGTTGATGGCCTTAGCAATGTCGCCTGAATTTGACGCACCTCCATCGCAGATAATTACAGCCTTAGTAGCCACTTTGGCACATCGAGCCACAGCAGAAAGTTGCCAACCCCTGGACCCGAACCCGGTCCTGGGAGAGGTTGTGCAAGCATGGCCAGGACCCAGGCCTACCTTAATGGCGTTCGCTCCCCAGCTTTCCATATCCCTAATACCCTCAGGGGTTGTAACGTTCCCGGCAATGATAAACGTTTTGTTGCCAAAACAAGAACGTATGTGGTCAATCATACCCTTAACCCTCTGGTTGTGGCCATGGGAAATGTCAATGGTGATAAAATCAGGGACTTCATTGTTTTCCTTCAGTTCGGTAACCACGTCGTAAGACTCCTCCTTAACACCAACAGAAATTGAGACAAAGAGACCCAAACTTCGCATTTTACGTGAGAATTCCAAATTGTTAGTCCCATACCTGTGCATCACGTAGAAGTAATTCCTCTTCGCAAGTTCAACTGCTATTGTTTCGTTCATTATGGAGGGCATATTAGACGCCATTAATGGAATCTTGAAGGTAAAATTCCCCAGCTTGGCGGAAACGTCGCAATCTGCTCGAGTCATCACTATACATTCTCGAGGAAGTAACATGACATTGTCAAAATCATAAGTATCGTACATATTGTTATTTGCAAATGACAACTTATTCATTCAACTGTTTTTCCATCAACTATTGTTCCCCATATAACGAAATTAAATCAGGTCACGAAATTATCGGTTATATTTTCAACTTCCACTAACTTCactaatttattgaatatatatattaaaatttgacTTTTGAAAGTCAACTTCTAAATTAGCTTCTAAAATGGTACAACATCATTTTACCAATATATACACTATGCattctattatatactattatttttatatctCATTAAATACAACATATTTAGTTCCTTATAGTACTATAACgtatttataattaaccTGATATTGTTAGTTATTATAGTGTTGTGTACctgaaatattattattttaaatgttaataaatctGAGAAAAGTTGTTATTGATCGTTTTGCAATTAAAATTGGCAGGATTCCCCACCCTAATTGTAGGAATCCGGCGAGATCTTCCATACACACCTCCAATGTTAGATTCTACCAAGAAGTCAAGGAGAATGTTTCAGAAACTCCCAGTTCCACAGTGGATTCCACAAGTATTACAAACATATTGAGGAGTTTTATCGCCTCAAATTACGATACTAAAGTTTTAAGTCAAATATTCTCCCTTGAAAAATCTGATGAAAGCACACAAAAAACTGACAACCTTActgataataaatacaatttatcTAAAGAAAAAAAACTTGATATTGACTCATATTTGACAATTTTAAAGGTTCCTAATTTATTAACGATAATTTTTTAGCTGTGCGATAAGCTTAGCATATCTGAGTTGGACTTGATTTCACCCCTCTCAGTTAATTTGAACAAATTACTCTGTAAATTACTCGAAAACTCAACTGAAACCGAGTTGTTACAACATAAGATAAAAGTTCTtggtatttttattctctaatatttatttatagagatttgtaaaatatataataaactGAAGATTTTGTATGATCCGTTATTTCTCACGATTTCAAAACAATATTCAAAGCTCATAgaaagtatttttattatatgataatagtagtttatattttacaataatattataaatatgcATGATTTTGATAGAATTTGGCTGGGATGATGTTGTCTTGTTACTTCTATCCTTTTCTATTCAGAGATATAACGAGCCTGAGATAGTTAAATCCATTCATAAAAGATTATTggtaatataaatatttaattttgattataTGTATTATTAGGAACAAGATTTGACTGAATTGGAGCCCAGCTCAGCAGTATCTTTATACTCAAGCCTGGCCAACCTGGAGTTTCTTTCCCCCGATGTAAAAAGAAAACTTGAGTCAAAGTTTGTTAAGAAAGGTGAAAAAATCCACAATTTCGatccaaatttaaattttgaaagTTTAATCACAGTAGCTTACTCTAACCTATTACTTGAAACACCAACAGTTAACGATTTACAAATTGTTCTATCGGCACTATCCAGGTATGTTATCATGTAAAcctttaaattaaatgatttataGAATATCAAGACTGGGAAATTACGAAAACTTAAGCTTAAACTCCCTTAGGTACTTTTTTAGTTTCTGAAGTATTTGGAAAATTGATTTCAGGACCTTTACAGTGGTTTTATCTTACATCAAATGTTTACATAAAGATTTATACAATTCGCTTCCAGGTAGTTATTCAACCTACAATATCCTTTAGAAACTGATAAGGCAAAGTTAATGGAAATACTGTTAAAGTATAATGAGACTAAGAGGTTTAAGAGTTCAATATTCACAGACaaagtaaattaaataaataaaaattgagTTTTAGGTGTCAGAACACCTGAGGAGGATGAGAATAAGATGTGAAACtaatgtgtataaaaaCGGAGTTTTGCTGGATATTTTGGAGTCGGACCAGAACTTGGTCTGGCTGTGTAATTCATATCACAGGTTCTACGCGACAACTTTTAACATGACGGCGAACAGTAAACTGTTGACAAAACTGATAAAGGCGTTTGGATACAAGGTTTCA from Theileria annulata chromosome 1, complete sequence, *** SEQUENCING IN PROGRESS *** harbors:
- a CDS encoding proliferation-associated protein 2g4, putative (Contains 1 putative transmembrane domain;~1 probable transmembrane helix predicted for TA21055 by TMHMM2.0 at aa 362-384), with amino-acid sequence MSTESVEAELNNNHESHLDENDLSNSDIVTKYRTASNVANTALKNVLAAVKPGVSVKSLCQIGDSTMLEETNKLYNKKENGRKVDKGVAFPTCVSVNELIDYFSPMDDSLTVKEGDVVKVTLGCHIDGYVGMVSHTMFVGESVKGRSADVLKAAWLCCEAALRKLKSGVSSHEVSKVIEKVASEFNCTPLIGFYSHELKRHVIEGVRYFSGSTKLEDKTEPITFGTKEAYSLNVVLTTGDHKPKTTELPTTVYRTDVQNRYTLKTSLGRSFMSQVNSKFPVFPFHLKSFEDERALKVGLQESLRHNLLKPYFVTSVKPGDVVAHFRFTVLLLPTGTKKISGLPFEQLEKCNSELSVKDQELLTLLSVSYYYHIIVILLPYYNYIIAPVNPKKKKATKEEESS
- a CDS encoding gmp reductase, putative (bacterial type gmp reductase); protein product: MNKLSFANNNMYDTYDFDNVMLLPRECIVMTRADCDVSAKLGNFTFKIPLMASNMPSIMNETIAVELAKRNYFYVMHRYGTNNLEFSRKMRSLGLFVSISVGVKEESYDVVTELKENNEVPDFITIDISHGHNQRVKGMIDHIRSCFGNKTFIIAGNVTTPEGIRDMESWGANAIKVGLGPGHACTTSPRTGFGSRGWQLSAVARCAKVATKAVIICDGGASNSGDIAKAINMGADWIMSGFLFSGTLESPGEIVVRDGVRCKSYYGSSSLVAKKVNHRIEGTEIFVPCEISLFDRLREIEEDLQSSVSFAGGNKLTDIRNAEHVFINCQ